Proteins encoded in a region of the Cyclopterus lumpus isolate fCycLum1 chromosome 23, fCycLum1.pri, whole genome shotgun sequence genome:
- the rpl18a gene encoding 60S ribosomal protein L18a codes for MKASGTLREYKVVGRLLPSAKNPAPPLYRMRIFAPNHVVAKSRFWYFVSQLRKMKKASGETVYCGLVHEKTPLKVKNFGIWLRYDSRSGTHNMYREYRDLTTSGGVTQCYRDMGARHRARAHSIQIMKVQVIAANKCRRPAIKQFHDSKIKFPLPHRVLRRQHKPRFTTKRPNTFF; via the exons ATGAAGGCGTCCGGCACA CTTCGGGAGTACAAAGTCGTGGGCCGTCTGCTGCCCTCTGCCAAGAACCCGGCACCCCCCCTGTACCGCATGAGGATCTTCGCCCCGAACCACGTGGTGGCAAAGTCCCGCTTCTGGTACTTCGTGTCCCAgctgaggaagatgaagaaggcCTCCGGAGAGACGGTCTACTGCGGCCTG gttcACGAGAAGACGCCTCTGAAGGTGAAGAACTTCGGCATCTGGCTGCGTTACGACTCTCGTAGTGGAACTCACAACATGTACCGAGAGTACAGAGACCTGACCACATCTGGAGGGGTCACCCAGTGCT ACCGCGATATGGGGGCTCGCCACCGCGCTCGTGCCCACTCCATCCAGATCATGAAGGTCCAGGTCATCGCTGCCAACAAGTGTCGCAGACCGGCCATCAAGCAGTTCCAC GATTCCAAGATCAAGTTCCCTCTTCCTCACCGGGTTCTTCGTCGCCAGCACAAACCTCGCTTCACCACCAAGAGGCCCAACACGTTCTTCTAA